One genomic window of Tachypleus tridentatus isolate NWPU-2018 chromosome 12, ASM421037v1, whole genome shotgun sequence includes the following:
- the LOC143235726 gene encoding proliferating cell nuclear antigen-like, with the protein MGCLFSGYRNTHKICEARLAQGSLQKKVLEAIKYFFNEATWDFSPIGISLQAMDNSHVSLVSVNLRSDGFNKHRYDRNISMSMNLGSMFKILKCAANIDIITVKAQDEADSNTFFLRVPSALSKDLICVKPNISGLADFGVSD; encoded by the exons atgggctgtttgtttTCAGGCTATCGCAA TACACATAAAATATGTGAAGCACGTCTTGCTCAAGGTTCTCTACAAAAGAAGGTTTTAGAAGCTATCAAATACTTTTTCAACGAGGCGACATGGGACTTCTCACCCATAGGGATCAGCTTGCAAGCGATGGACAATTCTCACGTCAGTCTTGTCTCTGTAAATTTACGAAGTGATGGTTTCAACAAGCACCGCTATGACAGAAACATTTCTATGAGTATGAATCTTGGAAG tatgtttaaaattttgaaatgtgcAGCTAATATTGACATTATCACTGTCAAAGCCCAGGATGAAGCAGATTCCAATACCTTTTTCTTGAGAGTACCTA gTGCACTTAGTAAAGACCTGATTTGTGTTAAGCCTAACATCAGTGGACTTGCAGACTTCGGCGTCTCCGATTAG